Proteins found in one Fibrobacter succinogenes genomic segment:
- a CDS encoding GyrI-like domain-containing protein produces the protein MPFDFKKEYKEFYMPKGKPEIVTVPKMNYIAVRGKGNPNEEDGEYKKSIELLYGIAYTIKMSKKGDHKIEGYFDYVVPPLEGFWWQENIDGIDYGHKENFLWISVIRLPDFVTKADFDWAIEEATRKKKMDFSKVEFLEIEEGLCVQCMHSGSYDDEPATVATMDKFIADNGYENDISETRRHHEIYLSDARKVAPDKLKTVIRHPIRKKL, from the coding sequence ATGCCTTTTGACTTTAAAAAAGAATACAAGGAATTCTATATGCCGAAAGGCAAGCCCGAAATCGTCACCGTTCCGAAGATGAACTACATTGCGGTGCGGGGCAAGGGCAACCCGAACGAAGAAGATGGCGAATACAAAAAGTCCATCGAACTTTTGTACGGAATCGCTTATACGATTAAGATGAGCAAGAAAGGCGACCATAAAATCGAGGGTTACTTTGATTACGTGGTGCCGCCGTTAGAAGGTTTCTGGTGGCAAGAAAATATTGACGGGATTGATTACGGCCACAAGGAAAATTTCCTGTGGATTTCTGTTATCAGGCTGCCTGACTTTGTAACCAAAGCCGATTTTGATTGGGCGATTGAAGAAGCGACTCGCAAAAAGAAAATGGATTTCTCGAAAGTCGAATTTCTAGAAATCGAAGAAGGGCTTTGCGTGCAGTGCATGCATTCTGGCTCATACGATGACGAGCCTGCAACTGTCGCGACAATGGACAAGTTCATCGCCGACAACGGTTACGAAAATGACATATCGGAAACGAGGCGTCACCACGAGATTTACCTTTCTGATGCGCGCAAGGTTGCTCCGGACAAGTTAAAGACCGTCATTCGCCACCCGATTCGGAAAAAGCTGTAA
- a CDS encoding T9SS type A sorting domain-containing protein, whose product MKRIVSVFACVGFFTVANAQVSLENASGALESAYVEWASDGSDSYNVYYSGAGVNNVKVDAPLIRKYGSKFRVDAVGLKAGDYTLKVVSVKGGKEGASSTSKSITVKAHDRSGFAFSDGHVPGAYKADGTLKSGAVVLYVTESTKNTVKFDVVTSNKGATTECIGLQNILTALKKGFETRPLAIRLVGNVTDPTDTDHGDIVIDMGKKEGMAVTLEGVGNDATANGWGIRIKNAQDVEVRNIGIMNVDSDEGDNIGLQQDNKYIWVHNCDFFYGHAGSDKDQVKGDGALDCKKSTYITFSYNHFWDNGKSNLLGLSEGSTDGLYITYHHNWYDHSDSRHPRVRYYSAHVYNNYYDGNAKYGAGSTLGSSVFMEANYFRNCKYPMMTSMQGSDVYAGGTKRDPKNLGTFSSEAGGAIKAYNNFMEGSYTFIPYGASKYVLKGKETAVGSIDSKADFDAYVVSSREAQVPSSVKSYEGANSYNNFDTDKSIMYSYTADSPEQAVTNVRAYAGRVQGGDFKWTFDNSVDDASSDVNQKLKDALMAYKGSNGEVMEYPSSSSKVPGSSSSNVILSSSSEESSNNSSSSSEGSVGLAKMVSPSRNLFYDSRSSQLVIGSLNIVSLDIVSVDGRRIDVSNLKKVGDVRVLDMSSLRAGIYIVHLTTWLGTQTMKFVKN is encoded by the coding sequence ATGAAACGAATCGTTTCTGTTTTTGCCTGTGTTGGCTTTTTTACGGTCGCCAATGCTCAGGTTTCTCTTGAAAATGCTTCTGGTGCGCTGGAGTCTGCGTACGTCGAATGGGCTTCGGACGGTTCCGATAGCTATAACGTCTATTATTCGGGCGCTGGCGTCAATAATGTCAAGGTCGATGCTCCGCTCATCCGCAAGTACGGTTCCAAGTTCCGCGTCGATGCCGTGGGCCTCAAGGCGGGTGATTACACGCTCAAGGTGGTTTCGGTCAAGGGCGGCAAGGAAGGTGCTTCGTCCACATCCAAGTCGATTACGGTGAAGGCTCACGACCGCAGCGGTTTTGCTTTTAGCGACGGGCATGTTCCGGGCGCTTACAAGGCTGATGGTACGCTCAAGAGCGGAGCCGTTGTTTTATACGTTACGGAATCGACTAAGAATACGGTCAAGTTCGATGTGGTGACGAGTAACAAAGGCGCTACGACGGAATGTATTGGTTTGCAGAACATTTTGACGGCGTTAAAGAAAGGTTTTGAAACGCGTCCGCTTGCAATTCGTTTGGTTGGCAATGTGACGGATCCGACCGATACGGATCATGGTGATATTGTCATTGATATGGGTAAAAAAGAGGGGATGGCGGTAACGCTCGAAGGTGTTGGCAACGATGCGACTGCAAACGGTTGGGGTATTCGAATAAAGAATGCGCAGGATGTCGAAGTGCGAAATATAGGGATCATGAACGTTGATTCCGATGAAGGCGACAACATTGGCCTCCAGCAAGACAACAAATACATTTGGGTGCATAACTGCGATTTTTTCTATGGCCATGCGGGGAGCGATAAGGACCAGGTCAAAGGCGATGGCGCTTTGGACTGCAAAAAGTCAACGTACATCACGTTCAGCTACAACCACTTTTGGGACAATGGCAAGTCGAATTTGCTAGGCCTTTCCGAAGGTTCGACCGACGGGCTCTACATCACGTATCATCACAACTGGTATGACCATTCCGATAGCCGCCATCCGCGTGTGCGTTACTACAGCGCTCACGTTTACAATAACTACTACGATGGCAACGCCAAGTATGGCGCGGGTTCTACGCTAGGTTCCTCCGTTTTCATGGAAGCGAACTATTTCCGCAACTGCAAGTATCCGATGATGACATCAATGCAAGGGAGTGACGTTTATGCGGGCGGCACCAAGCGCGATCCGAAGAACTTGGGGACGTTCAGCAGCGAAGCTGGTGGCGCTATCAAGGCCTACAATAACTTTATGGAAGGTTCCTATACATTTATTCCGTATGGCGCAAGCAAGTATGTTTTGAAGGGCAAGGAAACGGCGGTGGGTTCTATCGATTCCAAGGCTGACTTTGATGCTTATGTTGTTAGCAGTCGCGAAGCCCAAGTGCCCTCTAGCGTAAAGTCTTACGAGGGTGCAAATTCCTACAATAATTTCGATACGGACAAGTCCATTATGTACAGCTACACGGCTGATTCGCCGGAACAGGCGGTGACGAATGTGCGGGCCTACGCGGGCCGCGTGCAAGGCGGCGATTTCAAGTGGACGTTTGATAATTCTGTTGATGACGCTTCATCGGACGTGAATCAAAAACTCAAGGATGCTCTTATGGCATACAAAGGAAGCAATGGGGAAGTGATGGAATACCCGAGTTCATCGAGCAAAGTTCCCGGCAGTTCTTCTAGCAACGTCATTCTGAGCTCATCGAGCGAAGAATCCAGTAACAATTCCAGCAGCAGTTCGGAGGGAAGCGTGGGTCTTGCCAAGATGGTTTCACCTTCGAGAAATCTCTTCTACGATTCTCGTTCTTCCCAGCTAGTGATTGGTTCTTTGAACATTGTTAGCTTAGATATCGTGAGCGTTGATGGTCGTCGAATTGACGTTTCGAACCTCAAAAAAGTGGGTGATGTTCGAGTACTCGATATGAGTTCACTCCGTGCCGGGATTTACATTGTGCATCTTACGACGTGGCTTGGTACGCAAACGATGAAGTTTGTGAAAAACTAG
- a CDS encoding ATP-binding protein, translating to MADAFIYGSSVEGENFTDRETETKRLKANFEHGVNTLLISNRRIGKTSLVRHVKNLVNAKKVSVVYLDIFDCRSEYDFYNKLATAVLRQTASKMDVLLQNIKTFLGRVSPKIIMSPDPSMDFSLSLGITPKEYAPEQILNLAENIAQKQGKRIVVCIDEFQQIGEFPDSLTVQKRLRGAWQLQQNVSYCLFGSKKHLMTNMFQNKSMPFFQFGDAIFLGVIPVKKWVSFICEKFKKHGLSIHEDFAARISDEVEGYSSYVQQLAWLVMLKTESVVTKEIVDAAVNELIAQNAALFMQQTEGLTSYQMNMLRALASGVHDGFLSKEVMDEFRLGTKSNISKVKKILIDRDLVEVRENGLYISDPVFQMWFRKYCL from the coding sequence ATGGCTGATGCATTTATATATGGTTCTTCTGTTGAAGGCGAAAATTTCACAGATCGTGAAACCGAAACCAAAAGATTAAAGGCGAATTTTGAGCATGGTGTGAACACTTTGCTTATTTCCAATCGCCGAATTGGCAAGACCTCTCTTGTTCGTCATGTAAAGAATCTAGTCAATGCAAAGAAAGTTTCTGTTGTTTATTTGGACATTTTTGATTGCCGTAGCGAATACGATTTTTACAACAAACTTGCGACGGCGGTGCTTCGACAGACTGCTTCAAAGATGGATGTACTCTTGCAGAATATCAAGACATTTCTTGGGCGCGTGTCGCCTAAGATAATCATGAGTCCCGATCCATCAATGGATTTTTCGTTGTCATTAGGAATTACTCCTAAAGAATACGCGCCAGAGCAAATTTTAAATCTTGCAGAAAACATTGCTCAGAAACAGGGAAAGCGTATAGTTGTTTGCATTGATGAATTTCAGCAAATTGGTGAATTTCCTGATTCACTAACTGTGCAAAAACGCCTTCGAGGGGCTTGGCAGTTGCAGCAGAATGTTTCTTATTGTTTGTTTGGTAGTAAAAAGCATCTGATGACAAACATGTTCCAAAATAAAAGTATGCCTTTTTTTCAATTTGGAGATGCCATATTTTTAGGTGTTATACCTGTAAAAAAATGGGTGTCGTTTATTTGTGAAAAATTCAAGAAGCATGGACTTTCTATTCATGAAGATTTTGCTGCTCGAATTAGTGATGAAGTCGAAGGTTATTCATCTTATGTGCAGCAATTAGCGTGGCTGGTCATGCTGAAAACTGAAAGTGTTGTGACCAAGGAAATTGTAGATGCTGCCGTTAACGAACTTATCGCCCAAAATGCGGCTTTGTTTATGCAACAGACTGAGGGGCTGACGAGCTATCAGATGAACATGTTACGAGCACTTGCTAGTGGCGTTCATGATGGATTCTTGTCTAAAGAAGTAATGGACGAGTTTAGGTTAGGAACGAAATCGAATATTTCAAAGGTGAAAAAAATTTTGATAGATCGCGATTTGGTTGAAGTTCGTGAAAATGGATTGTATATTAGCGATCCCGTATTCCAAATGTGGTTCAGAAAATATTGCTTGTAG
- a CDS encoding pyridoxal phosphate-dependent aminotransferase: MLSSRLPKDLTPSPFFAELERAKADVLAECADVDGRAGNAAALPFIDMTVSSPLRVGLSFDLQPAVEQAKGEFGTWVADAAGRRDARETVVDYYRERGGAFTAGQIILTASTSEAYSVLFKTFCDPGDVILTPMPGYPLLDTLAQLEHLECAPYFLKIRRENARRLATDESVEGAGGRNDKTAAKNNVILSGAKNPVKSGFRFVLDSDSLLAAPERAKILLLVSPHNPTGHCVSREEWNEAVRFCEENNMILVVDEVFADYVFSDKVSRTWQYVLDESADVILDPGVRSTIGEGIHTSSDCDNSASKDLWDAGGGDFINLPENGPKCPIFWLNGLSKAVGSPQLKLGWMAFYAPREKFEEIRAALEFVEDAYLSVSSPAQSLARPMLAASAAYESRIRERLLQNWKTLCEAFPSKYCPEVLGGWYAVVRLGEDDEELTLRLLREKHVLVQPGFFFDFDEDGWVVISLLQEPALFKEAIERIRNFV, from the coding sequence ATGCTTTCTTCCCGCTTGCCTAAAGATCTTACTCCGTCGCCGTTCTTTGCTGAACTGGAACGCGCAAAAGCCGATGTTCTTGCAGAGTGCGCCGATGTGGATGGTCGTGCAGGGAATGCCGCCGCACTCCCGTTTATCGATATGACGGTGAGTAGCCCGCTTCGTGTGGGGTTGTCTTTTGATTTGCAACCTGCCGTTGAACAGGCGAAGGGTGAATTTGGAACTTGGGTGGCCGATGCCGCGGGGCGTCGTGATGCCCGTGAAACTGTTGTGGATTATTACCGCGAACGCGGTGGTGCTTTTACTGCGGGGCAGATAATCCTTACGGCGAGTACGAGCGAAGCATATTCAGTTTTGTTCAAAACATTCTGCGATCCGGGCGATGTGATTTTGACGCCGATGCCCGGCTATCCGCTTTTGGATACGCTTGCGCAGTTGGAACATTTAGAATGTGCGCCGTACTTTTTGAAGATTAGACGAGAGAACGCTCGCAGGCTCGCTACTGACGAGAGTGTAGAGGGCGCGGGGGGTCGTAATGACAAGACTGCTGCAAAAAACAACGTCATTCTGAGCGGAGCGAAGAATCCAGTAAAATCTGGTTTCCGTTTTGTTCTGGATTCCGACAGCCTCTTGGCGGCGCCGGAGCGTGCAAAAATCTTGTTGCTCGTCTCTCCGCATAATCCGACTGGTCATTGTGTTTCGCGCGAAGAATGGAACGAGGCTGTACGCTTCTGCGAAGAAAACAACATGATTCTCGTTGTCGATGAAGTCTTTGCGGACTATGTTTTTTCGGATAAAGTCTCGCGCACTTGGCAGTATGTATTAGACGAGAGTGCGGATGTCATCCTCGACCCTGGAGTGCGTAGCACGATAGGGGAGGGGATCCATACAAGTTCCGATTGCGATAACTCTGCGTCGAAAGATCTTTGGGATGCGGGTGGGGGAGACTTTATTAACCTTCCCGAAAATGGTCCGAAGTGCCCGATTTTCTGGTTGAACGGCCTCAGCAAAGCAGTGGGCTCGCCACAGTTAAAGCTCGGCTGGATGGCGTTCTATGCTCCGCGTGAAAAGTTTGAAGAAATCCGTGCGGCCCTTGAATTTGTGGAAGACGCATATTTGAGCGTGTCTTCGCCTGCGCAGTCTTTAGCGCGTCCAATGCTTGCCGCTTCCGCTGCTTACGAATCGCGCATTCGCGAACGCCTTTTGCAGAACTGGAAAACGCTTTGTGAAGCGTTCCCGAGCAAGTATTGCCCCGAAGTTCTTGGCGGCTGGTATGCGGTTGTGCGCCTCGGCGAAGACGATGAAGAGCTCACGCTCCGCTTACTTCGTGAAAAGCATGTGCTTGTGCAACCGGGCTTCTTCTTCGATTTTGACGAGGACGGCTGGGTGGTTATTTCGTTATTGCAAGAGCCTGCGTTGTTTAAAGAAGCGATAGAACGCATTCGTAATTTTGTGTAA
- a CDS encoding glycoside hydrolase family 9 protein, which produces MLKKTFLAGLAVFGLAFTESYAGLSDDDYIEAAWMTTRFYGAQRSGQGPNWILDGTNNPTSFTNEKYNGKDVSGGWFDCGDHVMFGQTQGYASYVLAVSFAEFTKGFYDLYTGDYTDYKASKDYTRKGGKPNDVRDLLEELRYEADFWVKAAIDENNFVTVKGNGNQDHNKWVTAGAMTKLGTGDGGEPREIKGNADDAYTPGMAAAMLAVMARVDPDESAREKYLKAAKTAFAYAKKHKGVTNSQGFYESSWWNGIWEDGPFLAATELYRTTKDESYKSEAKKYWDLINFDKNSYTRFSYSDASPLSYILGEFTFGFNPLGDFAGAIGYLDEMYADQADSKGIYNKETSSKDYFHVRTPSGGAFLYALYAKFSKDTTYDKAIEKNIAYLLGDNNDKKSYVVGFTRNGAKAPTRPHHRGYYGNEDPGRDVNGAGNPPEKNKLLGGMIAGNFNSGSHDGSTANWRVNEVCVDLNAPLVGALGYILSKRAPVEKVGSDVEDEEEKKRLEEEERKKKEEEERKKKEGIVAGRIANTNAFNLLRSTSSITISNANNTPFAVQVFGVSGKLEQELISDGHSLNIGIQNKGLKIIKISSKNATKTFKVNGI; this is translated from the coding sequence ATGTTAAAAAAGACTTTTTTAGCAGGACTTGCAGTATTTGGGCTCGCTTTTACAGAAAGCTATGCAGGCCTAAGCGATGACGATTACATCGAAGCCGCCTGGATGACGACGCGTTTTTACGGGGCCCAACGTTCTGGTCAGGGGCCAAACTGGATCCTCGACGGAACAAACAATCCCACCAGTTTTACAAACGAAAAATACAACGGAAAAGACGTCAGCGGCGGTTGGTTCGACTGCGGTGACCACGTGATGTTCGGTCAGACTCAAGGCTACGCTTCTTACGTTTTGGCAGTGAGCTTTGCCGAATTTACGAAGGGTTTCTACGACCTTTATACCGGCGACTACACCGACTACAAAGCAAGCAAGGATTATACCCGCAAAGGCGGTAAGCCGAACGACGTGCGCGACCTCCTGGAAGAACTCCGCTACGAAGCCGATTTCTGGGTCAAGGCAGCCATCGACGAAAACAACTTTGTGACCGTGAAGGGCAACGGCAACCAGGACCACAACAAGTGGGTTACTGCAGGAGCCATGACCAAGCTCGGAACAGGCGACGGTGGTGAACCGCGCGAAATCAAAGGAAACGCAGACGACGCTTACACACCAGGTATGGCAGCGGCAATGCTTGCCGTGATGGCCCGTGTCGACCCCGACGAAAGCGCTCGCGAAAAGTATTTGAAGGCCGCAAAGACCGCATTCGCATACGCCAAGAAGCACAAAGGCGTCACAAACTCTCAAGGATTCTATGAAAGCAGCTGGTGGAATGGCATTTGGGAAGATGGTCCGTTCCTTGCCGCTACAGAACTCTACCGTACAACTAAGGACGAATCTTACAAATCCGAAGCGAAAAAATACTGGGACTTGATTAACTTCGACAAAAACAGCTACACTCGCTTTAGCTATTCTGACGCAAGCCCGCTCTCTTACATCCTCGGTGAATTCACCTTCGGTTTTAATCCGCTTGGCGACTTCGCTGGTGCGATAGGCTACCTCGACGAAATGTACGCGGATCAAGCCGACAGCAAGGGCATTTACAACAAAGAAACCTCCTCCAAAGATTATTTTCATGTCCGTACCCCATCGGGTGGCGCATTCCTTTACGCTCTCTATGCCAAATTTTCCAAGGATACAACATACGACAAGGCTATCGAAAAGAACATAGCCTACCTCCTTGGCGACAACAATGACAAGAAATCCTACGTCGTCGGTTTCACCCGCAACGGCGCCAAGGCTCCCACGAGACCACACCACCGCGGCTACTACGGCAACGAAGATCCGGGACGCGATGTCAACGGTGCAGGAAATCCTCCTGAAAAAAACAAGCTCTTGGGTGGTATGATTGCAGGAAACTTCAATAGCGGGAGTCATGATGGGTCTACCGCCAACTGGCGAGTAAACGAAGTCTGCGTTGACTTGAACGCTCCTCTTGTTGGTGCACTCGGTTACATCTTGAGCAAGAGAGCCCCGGTCGAAAAGGTCGGAAGTGACGTTGAAGACGAAGAAGAAAAGAAACGTCTAGAGGAAGAAGAACGCAAGAAAAAAGAAGAGGAAGAAAGAAAGAAAAAGGAAGGAATTGTTGCTGGCCGTATCGCAAATACGAACGCATTCAACCTGCTCCGCAGCACATCTTCTATCACGATTAGCAATGCTAACAACACTCCGTTCGCAGTTCAGGTTTTCGGTGTTTCTGGCAAGCTTGAACAGGAACTGATTAGCGATGGACACAGCTTGAACATAGGCATTCAAAACAAAGGTTTGAAGATTATCAAGATCTCTTCCAAGAATGCAACCAAGACGTTCAAGGTGAACGGGATTTAA
- the leuA2 gene encoding 2-isopropylmalate synthase LeuA2 has translation MTETRKPFFYDVTLRDGNQALPKPWNNAQKKDVYLLLLKLGVQGAEVGFPASSEMDFESVMELAKLTAQMAEEGDETAKNVVVSGLARCIESDIQRCWEAVQYAPHPRIHTFLATSPLSMENVLHMTPEQVKEKAVKCVKFAKSLVGDKGDVEFSAEHFGDCLENMDFVIDVLKAVVEAGATTINLPNTVERYRPKLYVDQVKQVYEALPKNITISVHCHNDLGMATAATVESFFVGATQLEVALNGLGERCGNTNFYEVAIGLHNSGVETGLHLERIYETAILVSHWSGVPIYIRAPLIGTEAIVHRSGIHQDGASKTKDMKKGAYRPIDYSIIGRNQNDTLSFTSQSGRTAVYEIITKFGYKMTLQEASRLQPVLKRLSEAEGELSAERVLDVFREQFVNVNGRLVFNNIEVIPDENRFIFHFKKDGEALVKSVTAEGPIEAALMLMREIGMPVELVKYRQLVVPEKDKLWAGRGLSRIVLKANNEEVEGRGVSSDTLKANMRALFGGVNLLYKK, from the coding sequence ATGACTGAAACGAGAAAACCATTCTTCTATGACGTAACACTGCGTGATGGTAACCAGGCTCTTCCGAAGCCCTGGAACAACGCCCAGAAAAAAGATGTTTATCTGTTGCTCTTGAAGCTCGGTGTGCAGGGGGCCGAAGTCGGTTTCCCGGCCTCTAGCGAAATGGATTTTGAATCGGTCATGGAACTTGCAAAGCTCACCGCGCAGATGGCGGAAGAAGGCGATGAAACCGCAAAGAATGTCGTGGTTTCCGGCCTTGCTCGCTGCATCGAAAGCGATATCCAGCGCTGCTGGGAAGCGGTCCAGTACGCACCGCACCCGCGCATCCACACGTTCCTCGCTACAAGCCCCCTCTCCATGGAAAACGTCCTGCACATGACGCCCGAACAGGTCAAGGAAAAGGCTGTGAAGTGCGTGAAGTTTGCAAAGTCCTTGGTAGGCGACAAGGGTGATGTGGAATTCAGTGCCGAACATTTTGGCGACTGCCTCGAAAACATGGATTTTGTGATTGACGTTCTGAAGGCTGTTGTCGAAGCCGGTGCTACGACGATTAACCTGCCGAATACGGTGGAACGCTACCGCCCGAAGCTCTATGTGGATCAGGTCAAGCAGGTTTACGAAGCTCTGCCCAAGAACATCACGATTTCTGTCCACTGCCATAACGACCTCGGCATGGCGACTGCAGCAACCGTCGAAAGTTTCTTTGTCGGTGCAACTCAGCTGGAAGTCGCTTTGAACGGCCTCGGCGAACGTTGCGGCAACACGAACTTCTACGAAGTGGCGATTGGCCTGCACAATTCCGGTGTCGAAACGGGCCTGCATCTCGAACGCATTTACGAAACTGCAATTCTCGTGAGCCATTGGAGCGGTGTGCCTATATACATTCGCGCTCCGTTGATCGGAACCGAAGCTATTGTTCACCGTAGCGGCATCCATCAGGATGGTGCATCCAAGACGAAGGACATGAAGAAGGGCGCTTATCGTCCGATTGATTACTCTATCATCGGTCGTAACCAGAACGATACGCTCAGCTTTACAAGCCAGAGTGGTCGCACCGCTGTGTATGAAATCATCACGAAGTTTGGCTACAAGATGACTTTGCAGGAAGCCTCCAGGTTGCAGCCGGTGCTGAAGCGCTTGAGCGAAGCCGAAGGCGAACTCAGTGCTGAACGCGTGCTCGATGTGTTCCGCGAACAGTTCGTCAATGTGAATGGTCGCCTGGTGTTCAACAACATCGAAGTTATCCCGGACGAAAACCGCTTCATTTTCCATTTCAAGAAGGATGGCGAAGCGCTTGTGAAGTCCGTGACGGCAGAAGGCCCCATCGAGGCAGCCCTAATGCTCATGCGTGAAATCGGCATGCCGGTGGAACTCGTGAAGTACCGCCAGCTGGTCGTGCCTGAAAAGGACAAGTTGTGGGCCGGCCGTGGCTTAAGCCGCATTGTGCTCAAGGCTAACAACGAAGAAGTCGAAGGTCGCGGCGTTTCGAGCGATACGCTCAAGGCGAACATGCGTGCCCTCTTTGGCGGCGTGAACTTGCTGTATAAGAAGTAA